Part of the Paenibacillus kyungheensis genome, TTCGCCTATGCCGTGGGATGGAAATCGTGAGAACTTTGGCTTTAGCCCATCTGCCACTACCACACCCTGGATTCCTTTTCCAGCTAAAGAGAATCTAACCCACTTGAGTGTCACTGAACAAGAAGAACAGCGCGGCTCTGTCCTTTCGTATTACCGTCATCTGATTGCGATGCGTAAGCAGTTCCCGATTATGTCGCATGGTTCGTTTACGATGTTATTAAAAGATCATCCAGAAGTGTTTGCTTTTATAAGAGAATGGCAAGGACAACGATGGTTAATTTTATTGAATTTTGCTGATATAGAAGCCGAGATTGATTGGACACAGGAATATAGAGTCTTTCCTACTTCGATGGTCAAAATTCTCGGTAATTATCCTCATAACGCTCATCCTCCTCATCTGGAAGAAGAACATCATATTGATGATCTGCAATATTTGCGCCCTTATGAAGTATTGATTTATCGAATGTAATTACGCCACTCCAACCAACACTTATCATCGAATAAATCAATCTAATGATAAAAAAGACCTTTTTCTTCTGCACAATCAAGCAGATTAGAAAAAGGTCTTTTTAATAAAAATTTGTAGCTTCTAGCTTTTTAAATGTATAAATAATGTTTTATTTATGGAGTTAATGTTTTGGACATTTGATAGTCTGTAATCTGATAGCCTGCTTTTTCGTATACATGGAGCGCTTTAAGATTATGACCGAATACATGCAGTCCTATTTTGACTGCTCCTTCTTGTTTTGCCACCTGATCAAGTGCTTGCATCGTTGCTTGACCATATCCTTTGCCTTGATGTGCCTCATAGATCAAAATATCGTATAAAAAGGCTTGCTTCCCTGCTGGAGCATCACTGATATGTAACCAGATATATCCGATAATCTGCTCACTCGCCACCTCAACAATATGATAAATATAAGCTCCCGGTGTATCTTTTCCCTGAGGCAAATATTTGGCAAAACTTTCTTGGGCTAATCGCTGTGCGTCGGTAGCATCCCATGTACCTGCCAATACTTTTTCAGCAGCATAATCCGCTGCCGATTGATCGCGAAAAGCTTCATATTGCTCCTGATTCATCAATACTAATTCAATCATACAATAGCCTCTTTCTTTTTGCGGTTTTTAAAAATAAGATTAATGATCAACGTAATTACAAACGAACAGGTAAGACTTCCTAGCATAGCGATAGCAAAACCTGCGATATGATTCGATGAGAATGGAGCGGCAAATGCTGGAACATACGCAATCCCACGTACATTCAGTACACCGACTAACAATCCACCTAACCCAGCAGATACAATCGCTCCTCCAAATACCCATTTACTTGCAAACATAAACGGATAAGCCGCTTCTACAAATGTGCCAAAGCCAATATTAATTAGAAATCCGGGTGCGGCTACAGCGGCTGCGCCTTTATCTTGTGGAGCAATAATATTGGCAAGTGTAATCCCTGCGGATACCATCACCAAGCCTGTCATATCGACAGCTCCCAAAAAGCTGTTACCGCTTCGTTCCATTTCTAACAATACGATTGGCAAAATGGCAGCATGGTAGACTCCACCCAAAATAGCAGGCCAGATTAACAATCCAGCAATTAGACCAGCAAGTGCACTATTGGCGGCTACCAGTGTTTCTAATAAATATCGTATCCCTTCACCAGCTTGAGCGGCAAGAGGTGCGATAAAAAAGTACACCACTAACCCTGCTACAAGACCCGATACTCCACCTGCTACTATATTAACGGTTGTGGCAGGAAATCGCCATTCGACACATTTACGAAATAAATAATTGGCTAACAATCCAGCTCCGATCCCGCCAATCAATCCGCCAATAATACCACCATTCACAGACAATACACCGGCTACAATCCCAGCTACAATCGATACTTCATCTAATTCAGCCACTTGCTTAGTGGCAACCACTGCAATAATAACAGGCAATGCCGCAATCATAATATCAAACACTTTACTCAAAGCAGTCAATCCGGGAATCTGACTTGCCGCTAGAATCAACGCCATCGCTATAAAACCCGGTAGTGATGCCAGCATAATCCCTCGAATATTAATACGTGAAAATCCTGTACCTTGCTGTATCCCTTGCCCGCCGGAAGCTTTGCCGATCACCGGACGGTACGACAGACCCCAATACTTGCTCAAAGAAGTAACAAAAGAAACTGCACGCGTACGGTTCGTTGTTCCTGTGGTGCCGGACGTAGAGATCACTTTCAATCCTTTGGTTGCCGCTGCCGCCATCGATGTTCCACCTGTACCTGTAACAGGTAATTGAGCAGTTGCAGCCGCTTCAATCGCTAATCGGTTCGATCCACCAGGGCTTGCACTCATCAAAATCACACCATCGACTTCACCACTAGCAATCATCGCAGCTAATCGCTCATCTTGGGCTACAGCTGCTTGATTGATTTCTTCTAACGTGCCCTCCACACTAATCACCGGACGTTGTTCTTCTTCGTTCCATATGTATAAAGAAGCAGGGGTGGATTCTTTGATATGATCCATAGATGTTTGCGCAGCAATAAATTGGATACCTGCACAATGAAGCTCTGCTGCCTCTAATTGTATCAGTAATTCTTGCAATAGCCCTTCTGGATTTTTGCCACCAAGACTATATAAATTGCCTCCGCTACTCCCTAAGATAATAATATTTTTCATACGATCCTCCCCTGTCTATGTGTTCGATTCTAATTACTATACCTTTTTAACGATTCTGTGGTAAAGCGATAACTCATTAACCCGATATACTTAACCGGAAGTAACCTATTGTAAACGAAAAAAAGATTACTGCTAATATACACAGTAATCTTTTTTCAGTAAATATCTATGCTGTTTGCTTATTCATTATTTCTACTATTATCAATGATTACAGATCATCGCTATCTTTTTTGTCGATAGGTGTGTATTTATCCAACATTTTTTGCTGGAAATCAGCGATATCTTCATAATCTTCTTCAAATTTACGAGATATGCGAATATAGATCGGCAATAGCTCGCGGTAAATGGCAACATGTTCTTTGTATGGTTTGTGCTCATACGTTGTACCGATCATTTTAGACACTTCATCTAAAGAATCGATCCGTTTAAGAGCATACAATCCAAGTACTGCCGCACCCAGACAAGAACTTTCGATGCTTTCAGGAACGACTACTGTCTGATCGAAAATATCAGCCATCATCTGACGCCACAATTCAGAACGTGCAAATCCGCCTGTCGCATGGATTTTTTTCGGTACACCGATTTGCTCTTCTACTGCTAACATTACTGTATACAAATTGAACAAAACGCCTTCCAGTGCCGCGCGAATCATATGTTCTTTTTTATGATGCAATGCAAGTCCGAAGAATGAACCTCTTGCATCTGGATTCCATAATGGAGCGCGTTCCCCTGATAGATACGGATGGAATAGTAGTCCATCTGCGCCAGGATGTACTTTTTCAGCGATACGAGTCAGTACATCATACGCACTAAGTCCAAGACGCTTCGCTGTTTCTACTTCAGAAGCGGCGAATTCATCACGAATCCAGCGGAAAATAATACCACCATTATTTACAGGCCCACCGACGACCCATTTATCTTCAGTAAGTGCATAACAGAAAAA contains:
- a CDS encoding GNAT family N-acetyltransferase, yielding MIELVLMNQEQYEAFRDQSAADYAAEKVLAGTWDATDAQRLAQESFAKYLPQGKDTPGAYIYHIVEVASEQIIGYIWLHISDAPAGKQAFLYDILIYEAHQGKGYGQATMQALDQVAKQEGAVKIGLHVFGHNLKALHVYEKAGYQITDYQMSKTLTP
- a CDS encoding PTS sugar transporter, producing the protein MKNIIILGSSGGNLYSLGGKNPEGLLQELLIQLEAAELHCAGIQFIAAQTSMDHIKESTPASLYIWNEEEQRPVISVEGTLEEINQAAVAQDERLAAMIASGEVDGVILMSASPGGSNRLAIEAAATAQLPVTGTGGTSMAAAATKGLKVISTSGTTGTTNRTRAVSFVTSLSKYWGLSYRPVIGKASGGQGIQQGTGFSRINIRGIMLASLPGFIAMALILAASQIPGLTALSKVFDIMIAALPVIIAVVATKQVAELDEVSIVAGIVAGVLSVNGGIIGGLIGGIGAGLLANYLFRKCVEWRFPATTVNIVAGGVSGLVAGLVVYFFIAPLAAQAGEGIRYLLETLVAANSALAGLIAGLLIWPAILGGVYHAAILPIVLLEMERSGNSFLGAVDMTGLVMVSAGITLANIIAPQDKGAAAVAAPGFLINIGFGTFVEAAYPFMFASKWVFGGAIVSAGLGGLLVGVLNVRGIAYVPAFAAPFSSNHIAGFAIAMLGSLTCSFVITLIINLIFKNRKKKEAIV